The nucleotide sequence GTCGCATGGCATCAATTAGGTAAACAATACTTTTCAGTTAAAGACTATGAAAAGGCATTAGCAGCATTTGATTTTGCAATTATTTCTGATGATATGTTTGTAGGAGCTTATCTAGAAAAAGGAAAAGTTCTAGAAAAATTAATACGCTACGAAGAAGCTATTGAAAATTATAAAATTACATTAGCTATAGACGACCCAACATCTTTTGCATTACTCAGAATTGGTAAATGCTATGAAAAGTTAGACCAAAAAAAATTAGCTGTACAACACTACTATAAAACAGTTGAAGAAGACCCTTTATTGGATAAAGGTTGGATTGCCATTACTAGCTTCTATAACAAGGATCAAAACTACCCTAAAGCACTTTATTATATCAACAAAGCCATAAATATTGACACTGAAAATGTCATTTATTGGAAGCTTTATGCGCAAATAAACCAACGCCTAAACTTTTTAGAGGAAGCAGAACGTGGTTATAAAAAAACACTAGAACTTGGTAATTACGAATTAAAGACATGGCTGTCGAGAGCTGATATTTTAATACAACTTGGTGAGTATGAAGCAGCCATATTAAATCTAGATCAATCTTTAGAGTTTTATCAAGAAAATGAAGAAGTACAATACCGTTTGGCTGGTCTACATTTTATGATAGGCAAAGAAAATGATGCTCAGGTTTATTTAAACAATTCATTACGTATAAACCCAGAATTCTATTTCATTATTGAAGAACTTTTTCCTGCAATTTATTCTTTGAATAAAGTACAAGAAATTATAGAAAAATATAGAAACCCTTCCAGCTAAAATTGCCTAACTTTACATTTCTTAAAAATTTAGAGTAATGCAAAGACGCTTTTTAGATTACCTCATTATTTCTTTAAAAGGATTGGCAATGGGAGCTGCTGACGCTGTTCCTGGGGTTTCAGGAGGCACAATAGCATTTATTTCTGGTATTTATGAAGAATTAATAAACACCATAAGTGGTGTGAATTTCTCGCTAATAACAACACTCAGAAAACAAGGATTTAAAGCTTTTTGGAAACAACTCAATGGTAATTTCATTACAGCATTGCTCATAGGTATTGTTATAAGTTTTGTCTCATTTATGAAACTTGCAAAATATCTAATAGAATATCATCCAATATTAATTTGGTCGTTCTTTTTTGGCCTCATTGTAGCTAGTATTTATTTTGTCGGAAAACAAATTACCAATTGGAATATAGCTACTGTTTTAATGATTCTTATTGGTACAGCCATAGCTTATTATATTACTATTATTCCTGCTTCTGATGTAAATGACAGTCCTTATTTTTTATTTTTTGCTGGAGCATTGGCAATATGCGCTATGATTTTACCTGGAATTTCAGGTTCTTTTATCCTTGTAATTCTGGGGGCTTACAAAACATTAAGTAATGCAATAAATGATATAGATATTAAAAAACTAGCATTGTTTGTTGGTGGTGCTATTGTTGGATTACTAAGCTTTAGTCATGTTTTAAAATGGTTATTCAAAACCTATCATAACCTAACACTTGCTATTTTAACTGGGTTTATTTTAGGTTCATTAAACAAAGTTTGGCCTTGGAAAAAAGTATTAAGCTGGAGAACAAATTCTAAAGGCGATGAAGTACCTCTTTTAGAGCAAAGTATTTCACCGTTTTCTTTTGAAGGAGAACCACAAGTTATATTTGCAATTGGATTAATGTTTATAGGCTTTTTAACAATAATTCTTTTAGAGAAAATAGGTCAAAAAAATTAAGTTAATGCAAAACACAAGAACATTTACAGATAAATTGTTCTTAGTCATTAAAGGACTAGGTATGGGCGCTGCAAATAAAGTTCCAGGAGTGTCTGGAGGTGTGGTTGCTTTTGTTGCTGGTTTTTATGAAGAGTTTATTTATTCACTACAAAAAGTAAATGGAAAAGCTTTTAAGTTATTAATTAATGGTCGTTTTAAAAGTTTTTATCGATATATAAATGGTCGTTTTCTAAGCCTATTATTTTTAGGAATGATCGTAAGTTACTTTAGTGTTTCTAAAATACTAGATTATTTAATTGTTCATTACGAGCTGTATGTATGGAGTGTGTTTTTTGGAATGATCATAGGCTCCATCTATTATATAAGCAAAGATTTTGACGCTTGGTGCAACAAAACAATTATTTCGGTTTGCATTGGAATAATTGTTGGCTTAAGTATTAGTTTTTTAGATCCTGCCACCGAAAATGACAACCTATGGTTTGTGTTTTTCTGTGGAATGATTAGCATAACTGGAATGACTCTTCCAGGGTTTTCAGGCTCATTTATATTAATTCTTTTAGGTAATTATGTTTTGTTATTAGTAGATTCGGTAAATGCGCTCTATGATACTATATTTGATGTGTTTACTGGCGATTTTTCGTTTGCAAGTAATCCCGAACGTATTAGAATGTTAAAAGTTTTAGGGGTGTTTACTTTAGGTTCAGTTGCTGGATTAGTGACTTTTTCACATATAATTAATTATGTACTTAAGCATTATAGAAACATTACACTTTCTTTGTTAATGGGATTTATTATTGGCTCTTTAGGCGTAGTGTGGCCATGGAAAGAAACCATCTATAAGTCTGCAGAGAATGGGTCGCTAATCCTAGATTCTAGAGGAGAGAAAATTATTGAAAATTACAGTCGCTTTATGCCAGAAATGCAAAGCGAAACATATATTGCAATAGCGTACATCTTACTTGGAATATTAATCGTTCTAGCTTTAGAATGGTATGGTAAAAAAACAAGAAAAATAAATGGCTAAATTTGGACTTATAGGAAAGGGTATTGACTACTCCTTTTCAAGATCGTATTTCAGTGAAAAATTTAAAAATGAAGGTTTACACCACACTTATGTAAACTTTGATATTGATACTATTGAGTTATTTCCAGAAATTATAAGTTCAACAAAAAAACTTAGAGGCCTAAACGTTACAATTCCATACAAAGAAGCTGTAATTCCTTATCTCACCAAACTACATAAAACCGCTAAAAAGATTGGTGCTGTAAACACTATTAAAATAACAAAAAAAGGGAAGTTTATAGGCTACAACACCGATTATTATGGTTTTAAAAAATCAATAGAACCTTATTTAAAATCGCATCATAAAAAAGCACTTATTTTAGGAACTGGTGGTGCTTCGAAAGCTATTGCTTATGCTTTAAATAAGTTAGACATTAAGTATAAATATGTTTCAAGAAAAGCAACAGAAAATAAGTCAATTACTTACGATTCTCTAACTGAGGCAGACATAAAAACACATCAAATTATTATTAATTGTACGCCTCTTGGCACCTATCCAAAAACCAATGAGTGTGTAGATATTCCTTATGATGCTATTGATAACACACATTTAGTTTTCGACCTAATTTATAACCCAGAAGAAACAAAGTTTTTAACTATTGCAAAAATAAAAGGAGCCACAATAAGTAATGGCTCTAAAATGTTAGAACTCCAAGCAGAAAAGGCTTGGAAGATTTGGCAAAAACGCTAAAACCAGTCTAAATAGAGGTCATAACTTTGTAATTCCCTGTGTTAATAGTATCTTTAAACTTTAAGAACCTAAACATTGAAAGATATGTCTGAGAAAGATAACCTGCCAGAAGCAGATGGAATTAAAGAAGAAATTGTACCTCAAATTGACAATGCATCTGTAAATGCAGATTCTAAATCTGTTGAAGAATCTTCCACTGATACTCCAGTTATTGATGAAGTAAAAAAAGATTCCGAAGTAGCAGAAGAATCTTCAAAAGAAGAAATAAATGCAGAAGTTGAGACCACAGAAGAACCTTCAACTAGTAATGATTCGTCTGAAAAAACTGATGAAGTATTAGAAGAAATAGATGCTTCAAACGCTGAAGACGCTGAAGACGAGTCTAATAGTAAACGTCATGATATTGAAGAAAAAGATTATCATACCATGTCGCTTAATGAATTAGTTGATGAGTTAGAACATCTTGTAAGGAATGAAAAGATTCAGACTATTAAATCTCATTTTGATACTATAAAAAATGAGTTTAGCACTAAGTTTAGTGCATTATTAGAAGAGAAAAAAGAAGAATTTATAGCTGGTGGAGGCAACTCCATTGATTTTCATTTTAAAAGTCCAGAAAAAACTCGTTTCAATGATATTTATAGAGAATATCGTGATAAGCGACAAGATTATTATAAAAACTTAGAAAAGAATTTAAAAGCCAATCTTGAACAACGACTAGAGATTATTGAAGAAATTAAAGGACTAATCAATGTTGAAGAGAATATAAACACAACATACAAGCATTTTAAAGAACTTCAAGAAAGTTGGAGAAATGCTGGACCTATTCCAAGAGACAAATACAATAATGTGTGGAATAACTACCACCATCACGTAGAAATTTTTTATGATTTCTTACATCTAAATCGCGATTTAAGAGATTTAGATTTTAAGCACAACCTAGAACAAAAACAAAAAATAATTGCTCGTGCAGAAGAATTGGCTCAAGATAATGATAGTAATAGGGCTTTTAGAGAATTACAAGTACTACATAAAATTTGGAAAGAAGAGTTAGGCCCTGTAGATAAAGAGTTTAGAGAAGATATTTGGCAACGCTTTAGTGCAGCAACAAAAACCATTCATGAAAAACGACAAGTGTTTTTTGAAGAAATGGACAAAGCCTATGAGAAAAACTTAGAGGTAAAGCATGAAATAATTTCTAAAATAAATACCATAGCTGAAGATGAAGCCAATAACCATAGTGCATGGCAAAAGAAGATAAAAGCAATTGAGCTTTTACGTGAGGAATTTTTTAAAGCTGGTAAAGTTCCAATTAAAGTAAATGAAGAAACTTGGGCAAAGTTTAAAACTACTGTTAGAAATTTTAATCGTAAAAAAAATGCCTTCTATAAAAGTTTAAAGAAGGACCAATATGAGAATCTTCAGAAAAAAATGGAACTTATTAAAATTGCTGAAGACAATAAAGACAGTGATGATTTTGAAACCACCACTTCCTTAATGAAAAAAATTCAAAGTGATTGGAAAAAAATTGGTCATGTCCCTAGAAAAGATAGCGATAAAATCTGGAAACAATTTAAAACAGCTTGCAACCATTTTTTTGATAGATTTCACGAAAATAAAAACGCAGCCAATAAAGAAGAAGTTGAGGCATTAGAAAAGAAAACAAAACTTTTAGAAAGTATAAGTTCTTTAAAGTTTACAGATGATGTTGACGCAAGTTTAGCCATCATACAAGAAAAAATTGCTGAATGGAAAGTCATTGGTCGTGTACCATATAACAAGCGTTCTATTGATGGGAAATTCAATAAAGCGATTGATGCTTTATATAGTAAACTTAATATGAACAAAACGGATACTGAATTATTAAAATATGATAACAAATTAGCTACCATGGCTAATTCTAATGATAAGCGCTCTCTAGATAATGAACATAATTTTATTAGAAAGAAAATTGGAGACATTAAAGGAGAAATTAATCAGTTAGAAAATAACTTACAATTTTTCTCTAATGTTGATGATGACAACCCTTTAGTGAAAGATGTCTATAAAAATATAGACAAGCACAAAAGCGACTTAAGTACTTGGAAAGAAAAACTTAAAAGAATTAAGCAATTCTACTAAAAAAGCACATCCTACTTGCAAAACAAATAGGATGTAAACTTCTAACTAAACTAAATAAAATTGATTTTTTTAAATCTTTTCTGTTTAAAAGAAAAGATTTATGCTATTAATCCGAGCAATTTTATCACTCTATTTATAGAGTTATACTATATACGAGAAAAATGTGGTTTTGGATGTTTTTTTTAAAGTAAAAAATAGCTTTTACTTAATTTTATAAATTTCGACATCATCGAAACTCTTTAGGAAAGTGTAATTAGATTTCATATACATATTAAACTCTAGCCCATAGATTTCTTCTACATTTTTTAAAGAACCATGCTTTAAAATAAATTTTGGAGAGTTTTGCTTGATATCATTTAGTACCAAATTTCTTTGCAAATCTTCCTTAATAAAAATTGAGTTAAAATATTTACTAGAAGATTTTCTTTGTGTTTGGTCTAAAATAAAAATCAACTCTTGATCTGCCCCTAAAGCATAAATAAAATCATCATTATCAGTATTACTCTTAAGCCAATTACTAGCTTCATTAATATAAACCTTATTATATGTTGAATAATTTATCAATGAATTGGCGTTAACATATAACTGCTTGTAAGGAAATAGAAAAATAATTAAAACTAATATAGACAAACTACTTTGATGACTAGCATACTTCTTCAAGTTGGCTGAATACTTATTGATATGGAAAGAAACTACAATGGCAATAATTAAAGATAATGATGGTAATAATTGCTTTATTTGATGTCCATAATAATATCCTGAAGCGTTAACACCTATAAAATCAAAAATAAACCACGTTCCTAAAAACAAATACATTGTTTTAGAACATATTTTCTTATTCATAAAAAACAATACCAAAATTGGTAAAAACAAAATAAATTTCGAATAGAAAAACACTTTAATAAAATTAGAAAAATGAGTGTTTACACTTTCAATTTTCGAACCAGAATTAAGTAAAATTTTCCAAGCACCATTTATATACTCTAAAAAAGTAACATCAAACATATAGAGTATAGAATAAGAAAAAAGAGTTGATAATAATACACCAATACCTATAAAACCAATACCTTTGATTCTTTGTCTATTGGTATAATTTGTATTCAAAATAAGAAAAACAATTACCAATGCTAAGGCAGTTGTAATAGCAATTTGCTTAAACATTATAGCTAACCCTAAACTTAGTCCTGATAAAATCAGCCATTTATAGCTAAAACTATTGCTTTTATTGATAAGAAAATAAAAAGCTAATGTTGAAAAAAATATCATAAATATTTCTGTTTGTGCAAAAGCAAAACCATCAAGCAAAGACCAACTATAAGTTAATCCAAATATATAAATACTTATTATTCCAGTTGCTTTATCAACCAACCTTTTACCAATTTCATAAACTAAAATAGTAGTGCCCAAACTAAATAATACACCAAGGGTTCTAACAATAAAAATAGTGTCAACACTAAATTTATTAGCTAATGCAAACAGCATAAATATTCCTGGAGTTTTGTTTTCAACAATTCCAATATATGGTGGAATTCCTTGATTACTCCAAAGCCATCCAATATAACTCCATATAGACTCATCATATAGTTTAAAAGGGAATGCAGATGCAAGAATAAAAACTCCAGCAACAAATAAAATTGCAAATTTAAAATTCTTAATTAATGAAAAAGTATCACTTTTCTTCATGGTATTCTTCTTCAACATTAATGTTCCAAATATTGTCTTTGGATGTTGTCCCCGAAATAATATTATTAACAGCAGTAATAGCTGTTAACATAGAATGGTCTTGATTGTTGTACTTGTGCATTCCATTTCTTCCAACTAAAAATAAGTTTTCAAAAGAATTGGTATACGCTTTTATTTCCTCAAACCTCGAATAGGTTCCAAAATAAGCTGGATATGCTTTAGGCACTTTTATGATGGTACTATCTAAGACATCTTCTTTGTTTATAATATCAATCTTATGTAGTTCCTCAATTGCGAATTGTATGAATTTCTCATCATCCATTTCCCATAAAAAGTCACCTTTATTACAGAAATATTCCAATCCAATCCATACTTTTTTATAATCTTCTAAAAGGTAAGGCGACCAATTATTAAAAATTTGTACTCTACCTAGTTTTACATCATTCTCTTGAATATATATCCAATTATCTGAAATTAATTTATTGTTAGCATCCGTTATTTTTAATTTGTCAAGCAATAAACCAACAGTAATAAAATCTCTATACAATAAGCCTTCACCAACTTGTTTAACATTTTCTGGCACAATACTACCTAAAGACCCAACAAGATGTCTTACTGGCATACTAGAAAACACATAATCGCCATTTATAATTTTACGGCTGTTTGTGCTTTGATTTACATAACTCACTTCAGTTATTAGATGATCTTTTGTTTTTAATTTGTCAACTTTAGCATTAAAAACAACTTCCCCTCCCTTTTCTTCAATTATTTTAGTAACCGTTTCCCATAATTGTCCCGGACCTAGTTTTGGATACATAAATTGCTCAATCAAGCTTGTTTCAGTACTTTCTTGATTAATTGATTTATCTTTTACAAATATGGCTTTAATGGCGTGTAATATGGTCTTGGTAACGGACAGTCCTTTTATGCGTTGTGCGCCCCATTCTGCTGATATTTTTGAGCATGGTACACCCCAAACCTTTTCTGTATAATCCTTAAAGAACGTTTCATACAACTCTTTTCCAAATCGGCTAATAAGAAAATCTTCTAAGGAATCTATGTTTTTTGGAGGAACTATTTGAATATAAAAATACGTCCAACCAATTTTAACAATCTTAAAAAAACCTAATGATGCAATCGTTTCCCAATTAAGAGTAATAGGATAGTTAAAAAATTTGCGCATAAAGAAAATCCTAGATAACCTATTTCTAATAAGCATCACTCGATCTGTATGCTCAGGATTTGGACCAGAAGCACTAAGTCTTTGCGTAACTTGTTTTTGTGAATTTGGGTCTTTAATATCCAACTCGTCTTTAGAAGGATATCCTTGAACTGGTAAAATATGTTGCCACCAATCCATAACCACTTTAGATTTTGAAAAAAAGCGATGCCCACCTATATCAATTCGATTCCCTTTATAAACTTCTGTTCTCGAAATTCCACCAATTTTATCGGATTGCTCTAAAACTACAGGTTTAACATTTGTTCTAGTCACCAACTCATAAGCTGCTGTTAATCCTGCTGGTCCTGCACCAATAATAATTGCTGTTTCTTTCAAATTATAGGGTTTTAGCTTCTTCCCAAAATACATCCATTTCTGCCAAAGTCATGTCTTTTAATGGTTTGTTTAATTCTTTTGATTTCTTTTCAAGATACTGAAATCGTTTCGCAAATTTCTTATTTGTTTTTTCTAAAGCATTTTCAGGGTTTATTTTTAAGAAACGTGCATAATTAATCATAGAGAAAAGCACATCGCCAAACTCACTTTCAATCGTATCTTGATTACCATTGGCAACCTCCGCTTTGAACTCTTCTAGCTCCTCCTCTACTTTTTCCCAAACTTGGTTTGGTTCTTCCCAATCAAATCCAACACCAGCTACTTTATCTTGTATGCGATTAGCCTTTACAAGAGCTGGCAAACTTTTCGGCACACCTTGCAACACACTTGTTTTTCCTTCTTTCAGTTTTAGATTTTCCCAATTTTGTTTGACTTCTTCTTCATTTGTCACTTTCACATCGCCGTAAATATGTGGATGTCTATTAATCAACTTTTCACAAATAGCATTAGTCACATCAGCAATATCGAAATCCTTGGTTTCGCTACCTATTTTTGCATAAAACACAATGTGTAACAATAAATCCCCTAATTCGCCTTTTATTTCTTGTAAGTTGTTATCTAAAATTGCATCGCCTAACTCGTAAGTCTCTTCAATAGTTAAGTGACGTAAGGTTTGCATGGTTTGCTTTTTATCCCAAGGACATTGCTCACGCAATTCGTCCATAATGGTTAACAATCTATCAAAAGCTTTTAGTTGATCTTTTCGGGAATTCATGCATTAAAGTTTGAACAAAAATAACAGATTTGAGTGAGGTTTTAGAGAATTGTTATTAACAGAAAATTGAGGTTTAAATTGAAGTTACGCTATCGGTCTCGTATAAGAATAGTTGCGGGTTTACGCGCGAGGATTTTCCTATGGAAAATCAGAAGCTAACAAACAAGCAATGTCCTTTAGATTAAGCCAAAATAACATTTTTTATACGGTGTTGGCAATAGTATTTTTATTCTAATAATTCAGATTTTATGCCTTTTGCGATTAGGTAATTAACAAATGCACTGCAAGAAACTAACATATATTTAGCATCTTCAAAATCACAGTTAGATTCCTCCATTAGAGCGTGTCTTATTCCATCTCCATCGCTCGTATAACCATAAATTTGTTTAAAACCTCTTTCAAGTGCTGGGTGTAAATTTAGTTTTCCTTTTATTTTATCAAGAGCACTTCCTAAACTGTTTTTGGATGTAGAAGATAAAACTTTACAAATAGATTCAACAGCAGAAATTGATTCTTTTATTGAATTTCTATAATCGGGAGAATTTCTGTCCGAAAGCATTCTTAAAGAGTTTTCTAAATGAGTTTTTACTCCAATTAAACTTTTATTTTTAGAATCCTCAATAGCTTGGTCAATTTCGTTAATTTCAGATTCATTAGTAATTGGACTTATTAGGCCATTAACAAACCTATAACCAGAAACTTCACGCTCTAAAATATTATTGTAAAAAGATGTTATTGAATCAATATCGAATAAATTGTTTTTAGTACAAAACTCAATAAAGTCATATGTTTCATACCATTCACATTGAAAAAACCAAGTTCTTAATTCGTTTTTGACGTTTCTTGTTTCAGGAGGGATTTCATCAATTGTCTTTTTAAAAAAGTTGTGCCAAATATCTAAAATAAACTCGTGTTCATTACAGTATTGAATATACCGTTCTTTTAAATTTTTAAGATAATAAGTGTGAAATACATTCCACAATCCATTTTTTAATTCACTATCAATAGAATCAATTTGAATTGAATCTTTAGCTTTTATAATCCCTATTCTTTCTGAGAACTTCATCTATTTTATATTATTGCCAACTTTATTGATATGACGTCGTTTTAATACTTCGGCAAGCTCAGTAACAGTTTTGTATCAAGTGATAAGCGAAGTTAGAATTTTCCTACTATAAAGTCAATTTATTTTAAACAAAACTTATTAAGCAACCCGTTGTGCATTTTGATAAATTCTGTCAATTCGAGTAAATTTTACGATTAAAATGAGTGAAATTTGTATCGAGAATAAGAATTTAGCATATAAATTAGTTCTCGATACGATTTTTTTTATCAAAAATCACTCGAACTGACATTATAGAAACTACTTTAAAGCAAATTTATTAAGTAATTATAAACTCGTCACTTCTTTTTTGGCAGTTTCAAACTCAGCAACAATTTCATTAACAATGTCTGCAACAGGTTTTATATCGTGTATCAATCCAGCTATTTGCCCTATTTCGAGTTCACCATCGTTCAAATCGCCTTCAAACATGCCTCGCTTAGCTCTAGCTCTACCCAATAATTCTTTAAGTTGTTCTGGTGTTGGCGACGTTTTATACAATTCTTGTACCTCGTTAAAGAATTTATTTTTAATCAATCTTACTGGTGCTAATTCTTTTAAAGTTAACTGTGTATCACCTTCTTTAGCATCAACCACAACTTGCTTAAACGCTTGATGCGCAGAGCTTTCTTCACTAGCTACAAAACGACTCCCAATTTGGACACCATCGGCTCCTAAAATCATAGTTGCTAACATGGCTCTTCCAGTTGCAATGCCTCCAGCTGCTATTAATGGAATTGTAATTTGCTCTTTCACCATTGGAATTAATGTAAGCGTGGTGGTTTCATCTCTACCATTATGTCCTCCAGCTTCAAAACCCTCAGCAACAATAGCATCTACTCCAGCTTCTTGTGCTTTTAACGCAAACTTTACACTACTCACTACATGCACAACCGTAATGCCTTTGTCTTGCAACCATTTGGTCCAGGTTTTTGGATTTCCAGCAGAAGTAAAAACGATTTCTACACCTTCTTCCACAATAATGTTCATGATGTCTTCAATGTTTGGGTATAACATAGGGACATTTACACCAAACGGTTTCTCAGTGGCTTTTTTACATTTTTGAATGTGTTCTCTTAACACCTCTGGATACATACTTCCAGCGCCAATGAGTCCTAAAATTCCTGAATTACTTGCAGCAGAGGCTAATCGCCAACCACTATTCCAAATCATTCCTGCTTGAACAATTGGATATTGAATATTAAAAAGATGTGTTATTCTATTCATTTACTCTTTTATGAGCTTAAATGTATTTGTTTTTTTGTTATCGCCTTTCAACCTAGCTATATAGATACCTTTAGATAAAGCCTCTATATTAAGAGCCTTATTATTTTGATATATGGTGGTGTTGATAACCAACTTACCCAAAACATCAAATATGGCTATATCGGCTGAATTTACATTTTCTGGAAAATTTACAAATAATAAGCTCTTAGCTGGATTAGGAAAGATTTTAAATTCTTTACCTAGAATATCTCCACCTTTGTTGAGAACAGCACCAAGTGCTTGTTGCAAATCTGGAATACCATAACCAATTTCGAAATTAGGTGTATTGTATATCGATGCAGACTCACGTACTAATTGCATAATTTCGGCATTGGTAAAGTTTGGTAAAGCCTGTATTAAACTTGCCAATCCTCCTGTCATTATTGGCGAACTAAATGATGTGCCATTATTTTGTACAATATTATTATTAGAATCGATCACATAAGCTGCACCTCCTCTAGCAACAACGTCTGGTTTGTGTGTTGGTTGAATGACACTCCCTTTTGAGCTAAACGATACATAATCACCATTACCATCAACAGCTCCAATGGTAAATACACCTATTGCATCTGCTGGAGCATTCACGCCATTTACTCCAGAGTTTCCTGCTGAATTCACTACAAGCATTCCTTTTTCATAAGCAATATTGGCACCTCTTGTGATAAAAGCAGTATTTCCATCCATATCTGCTGAAGTATAATCATATCTCGGATACGTTGGGAAATCTTTATAACCTAAAGATGTATTTAAAATATCCACACCCAAACTATCTGCTCTTTCGGCTGCTTCTACCCAATAGCTTTCTTCTACAGGGTTTTCGTCCAGACCATCTTCTGTTAAAAATAAATAATAAGACGCATCTGGTGCTGTACCAACATATTGATTTTCAATAAAACCAGCCATGGTACTTAGTACTTTAGTACCATGATCACTCACAGTTGATGCATATACATCACTTGTTCTGTTTACAAAATCGTAGCCACCCAATAAATCACTATTATCTCTTAAGCGTTGAAAAGCTCCCATAGTATTTACGTTTGGAAATCCAGCATCAATCACAGCCACAGTAACACCTTCTCCTGTATAATCTGCTACGTGCAAATCATCAGCATTAATCATTTCTACCTGATTTTGCGTGTTTCCATAATTAAAAACCACTCTTGTGTTTTCGACGGAAAACTTATCTTTTGCTTTTTTATTAGGTATAGAAACTCTTGTAGTATTTAAACTTTTATCTGCAAACTCTATATGGTCTACAAAACTAAATGTAGTTTCTAAATTATCAATATCCGTTTCGGTTCCACGAACATGTACTGCATTAAACCATTTAGATTTGGCATATACAGTTATTCCTGTAGCGTTTTTTAAACTGGTAATATAGCTTTCATTTACTTCAACATCTCTGGCATCAATTGCAACACCATGTTTGTTTTTTCTGTCTATGGCTTTTTGAGTAAGAATGGTAAGTGGGTTGGCTATTTTAGTAGCAACATCTTCTTTATCGGTAAAATAAACCCAAGCATCTTCAATTTGTGCTGAAACAATAAAAGGCAGCCATAAAAAAGTAAAAATTAATATTCTCTTTTTCATATAATATAGAGATTTGGTTTATGCAATTTAAGAAATAACTCCAGAACCTACTAATTCATCATCTAAATACCAGGCTACAAATTGTCCTTCGGTTATGGCTGACTGTGGATTTTCAAAAGCTACATATAATCCACTATCTACTTTATAAAGCATTGCTTTTTCTAGAGGTTGCCTATAACGGATACGAGCCAAAACTTCCATTGTTTCATCAACTTCCAGTTTTAAATCTTCACGAATCCAGTGCAATTCATCATTTGAGACAAATAACGCCTTTTTATAAAGTCCAGGATGCGATTTTCCTTGCCCTGTAT is from Pontimicrobium sp. SW4 and encodes:
- a CDS encoding glycosyltransferase family 39 protein; this encodes MKKSDTFSLIKNFKFAILFVAGVFILASAFPFKLYDESIWSYIGWLWSNQGIPPYIGIVENKTPGIFMLFALANKFSVDTIFIVRTLGVLFSLGTTILVYEIGKRLVDKATGIISIYIFGLTYSWSLLDGFAFAQTEIFMIFFSTLAFYFLINKSNSFSYKWLILSGLSLGLAIMFKQIAITTALALVIVFLILNTNYTNRQRIKGIGFIGIGVLLSTLFSYSILYMFDVTFLEYINGAWKILLNSGSKIESVNTHFSNFIKVFFYSKFILFLPILVLFFMNKKICSKTMYLFLGTWFIFDFIGVNASGYYYGHQIKQLLPSLSLIIAIVVSFHINKYSANLKKYASHQSSLSILVLIIFLFPYKQLYVNANSLINYSTYNKVYINEASNWLKSNTDNDDFIYALGADQELIFILDQTQRKSSSKYFNSIFIKEDLQRNLVLNDIKQNSPKFILKHGSLKNVEEIYGLEFNMYMKSNYTFLKSFDDVEIYKIK
- a CDS encoding NAD(P)/FAD-dependent oxidoreductase, with amino-acid sequence MKETAIIIGAGPAGLTAAYELVTRTNVKPVVLEQSDKIGGISRTEVYKGNRIDIGGHRFFSKSKVVMDWWQHILPVQGYPSKDELDIKDPNSQKQVTQRLSASGPNPEHTDRVMLIRNRLSRIFFMRKFFNYPITLNWETIASLGFFKIVKIGWTYFYIQIVPPKNIDSLEDFLISRFGKELYETFFKDYTEKVWGVPCSKISAEWGAQRIKGLSVTKTILHAIKAIFVKDKSINQESTETSLIEQFMYPKLGPGQLWETVTKIIEEKGGEVVFNAKVDKLKTKDHLITEVSYVNQSTNSRKIINGDYVFSSMPVRHLVGSLGSIVPENVKQVGEGLLYRDFITVGLLLDKLKITDANNKLISDNWIYIQENDVKLGRVQIFNNWSPYLLEDYKKVWIGLEYFCNKGDFLWEMDDEKFIQFAIEELHKIDIINKEDVLDSTIIKVPKAYPAYFGTYSRFEEIKAYTNSFENLFLVGRNGMHKYNNQDHSMLTAITAVNNIISGTTSKDNIWNINVEEEYHEEK
- the mazG gene encoding nucleoside triphosphate pyrophosphohydrolase, with amino-acid sequence MNSRKDQLKAFDRLLTIMDELREQCPWDKKQTMQTLRHLTIEETYELGDAILDNNLQEIKGELGDLLLHIVFYAKIGSETKDFDIADVTNAICEKLINRHPHIYGDVKVTNEEEVKQNWENLKLKEGKTSVLQGVPKSLPALVKANRIQDKVAGVGFDWEEPNQVWEKVEEELEEFKAEVANGNQDTIESEFGDVLFSMINYARFLKINPENALEKTNKKFAKRFQYLEKKSKELNKPLKDMTLAEMDVFWEEAKTL
- a CDS encoding nitronate monooxygenase — translated: MNRITHLFNIQYPIVQAGMIWNSGWRLASAASNSGILGLIGAGSMYPEVLREHIQKCKKATEKPFGVNVPMLYPNIEDIMNIIVEEGVEIVFTSAGNPKTWTKWLQDKGITVVHVVSSVKFALKAQEAGVDAIVAEGFEAGGHNGRDETTTLTLIPMVKEQITIPLIAAGGIATGRAMLATMILGADGVQIGSRFVASEESSAHQAFKQVVVDAKEGDTQLTLKELAPVRLIKNKFFNEVQELYKTSPTPEQLKELLGRARAKRGMFEGDLNDGELEIGQIAGLIHDIKPVADIVNEIVAEFETAKKEVTSL